TGGTTGTTGCGCGTCTGGTCGATCGCGAAGTCGACCATCATGATCGCGTTCTTCTTCACGATCCCGATCAGCAGGATCACGCCGATCAGCGCGATGATGCTGAACTCGGTCTTGAACAGCAGCAGCGCGAGCAGCGCGCCGACGCCCGCCGACGGCAGCGTCGACAGGATCGTGATCGGGTGGATGTAGCTCTCGTACAGGATCCCGAGCACGATGTAGACGGCCAGCAGCGCCGCGAGGATCAGGATCGGCTGGTCGTTCGTCGACTGCTGGAACGCCTGCGCGGTGCCCTGGAAGCTGCCGACGATGGTCGGCGGGACGCCGACCTGCGCCATCGTCTGGTAGATCACCTGCGTCGCCTGCGACAGCGACACGCCCGGCGGCAGGTTGAACGAGATCGTCGTCGCGACGAACAGCCCCTGGTGGTTGACCGACAGCGGCGTCGTGCTCGGCCCGAAGGTCGCGATCGCCGACAGCGGAATCATCGTCGACTTCGACGTCGACACCGACGCACCCGACGACGCGCTCGACTTGCCGCTCGCCGCGATCGCGTTGAGCGCCTGGTTGCGCGCGGAGTCCGACGCGATCGCCGCGGCGCTCTGCGTGGCCGTGCCGGCGCTCGACGTGCCGGCGGAGGTCGCGACGTAGGTGCCGGCCGCTGCGTTGGTGGTCTGCGAGCCGTTCGCGCTGCCGCCCGACGTGCTGATCCACACCTGGTTCAGCATCTCGGGGCTCTGCCAGTACTTCGGCGCGACTTCCATCACCACGTGGTACTGGTTCAGCGGGTTGTAGATCGTCGAGACCTGGCGCTGGCCGAATGCGTCGTACAGCGTGTTGTCGATCTGCGCGGGCTTGATGCCGAACCGTGCGGCCGTCGCCCGGTCGATCGTCACCATTGCCTCCATGCCGCCTTGCTGCTGGTCGGAGTTCACGTCGGTCAGCTCGGGGCGCTTCTGCAGCGCCTCGGTGAGGATCGGCCCCCACTTGTACAGGTCGGCGCTCGAATCGCCGAGCAGCGTGAACTGATACTGCGCGTTGCTCTGCCGGCCGCCGACGCGAATGTCCTGCGCCGCCTGCAGGAACGTGCTCGCGCCGGCGACGTCCGACAGCGGGACCCGCAGTTGCTGGATCACCTGGTCGGCCGACAGCTTGCGCTCGGTGCGATCCTTCAGCGTGACGAACATGAAGCCCGAGTTGGTCTGCGTGCCGCCGGTGAAGCCCGCGACGCTCTTCACGTTCGGGTTGCTCTGCACGATCCGCATCATCTCGGAGAACTTCAGCTTCATCGCCTGGAACGACGTCGACTGGTCGGCCCGGATGCCGCCGATCATCAGCCCGGTGTCCTGCTGCGGGAAGAAACCCTTCGGCACGACGATGTACAGGTAGACGTTCAGCCCGATCGTCGCGAACAGGGTCAGCAGGATCAGGAGCGGCCGGCGCAGCGCCCACGTCAGCGAGCGTTCGTAGCCGCGCTGCATGCGACTGAAACAGCGTTCCAGGAAGCGCCCGAAGCGGCCTTCGTTTTGCGGGTCGTGCGACTCGGGCAGCAGGCGCGCGCACATCATCGGCGTGACCGTGAGCGACACCGCGAGCGAGACGGCGATCGCGAGCGACAGCGTCAGCGCGAACTCGCGGAACAGCCGCCCGACGATGCCGCCCATCAGCAGGATCGGCAGGAACACCGCGACGAGCGAAATGCTCATCGACAACACGGTGAAGCCGACCTCGCGCGCGCCGTCGAACGCGGCCTGCATGCGCGACTTGCCGTTCTCGATGTGCCGCGAGATGTTCTCCAGCACGACGATCGCGTCGTCGACGACGAAGCCGGTCGCGACGATCAGCGCCATCAGCGACAGGTTGTCGATCGAGAAGCCTAGCAGGTACATCGCGCCGAACGTGCCGATGATCGAGATCGGCACCGCGACGCTCGGGATCAGCGTCGCGCGCCAGTTGCGCAGGAACAGGAACACGACCATCACGACGAGGCTGACCGCGATCAGCAGCGTGTGCTCGGTGTCCTTCAGCGACGCGCGAATCGTGGTCGAGCGGTCGAGCACGGGCGTGACGGTGATGTCGGCCGGCAGCGACGCGGTGAGCTGCGGCAGTGCCGCGCGCACGCGGTCGATCGTGTCGATGATGTTCGCGCCGGGCGAGCGGTAGAGGATCACGAGCACCGCGCGCTTGCCGTTCGACAGGCCGAGGTTGCGCAGGTCCTCGACCGAATCGACGACGTCCGACAGGTCGGACAGCCGCACGGCCGAGCCGTTGCGGTAGGCCACGACGAGGTCGCGGTATTGCGACGCCTGGGATGCCTGGTCGTTCGTATAGAGCTGGTAGCGCTGCGGGCCGAATTCGATCGCGCCCTTCGGCGCGTTGGCGTTCGCGGAGGCCAGCGCCGCGCGCACGTCCTCGAGGCCGATCCCGTAGTGGAACAGCGCCTGCGGCTCGAGCTCGACGCGCACGGCCGGGTTCGCGGAGCCGCTGACCGACACCTGGCCGATCCCGTCGATCTGCGACAGCGACTGCTGCAGCACCGTCGACGCGGCGTCGTACAGCTTCGCGGCCGATGACGTTTCGGACGTCAGCGACACGATCATGATCGGCGAATCGGCCGGGTTGACCTTGCGGTAGGTCGGGTTGCTCTTCAGCGCGGCGGGCAGGTCGGCGCGCGCCGCGTTGATCGCGGCCTGCACGTCGCGCGCGGCGCCGTCGATGTCGCGGTTCAGCCCGAACTGCAGGATGATCCGCGCGTTGCCGACCGTGCTCGTCGACGTCATTTCGGACACGTCGGCGATCGAGCCGAGGTGCCGCTCGAGCGGGCTCGTCACGCTGGTCGCGACCGTTTCCGGGCTCGCGCCGGGCAGCGACGCCTGCACCGAGATCGTCGGGAAGTCGACCTGCGGCAGCGGCGACACCGGCAGCTTGACGAACGCGAACAGGCCCGCGAGCGCGACGCCGATCGCGAGCAGCGTCGTCGCGACGGGGCGGGTGATGAAGGGGCGCGACAGGTTCATCGCTTACGCGCCCGGGTGCGTGCCGGCATCGGCGCCGGGGCCGTGCCGCTCGAACCAGCCGCGCACACGGCGCGCGAGGCTGTCGAAGCCGAGGTAGATCACGGGCGTCGTGAACAGCGTCAGCACCTGCGACACGATCAGGCCGCCGGCGATCGCGATCCCGAGCGGCTGGCGCAGCTCGGAGCCCGCGCCGGAGCCGACGATCAGCGGCACCGCGCCGAGCAGCGCGGCGAGCGTCGTCATCAGGATCGGCCGGAAGCGCAGCAGGCACGCCTGGTAGATCGCCTCGCGCGGCGGCTTGCCTTCGACGCGCTCGGCCTCGAGCGCGAAGTCGATCATCATGATCGCGTTCTTCTTCACGATGCCGATCAAGAGCACGATGCCGATGATCCCGATGATGTCGAGGTCGTGCCCGGTGATCATCAGCGCGAGCAGTGCGCCGACGCCGGCCGACGGCAGCGTCGACAGGATCGTGATCGGGTGGATGTAGCTCTCGTACAGCACGCCGAGCACGATGTACATCGTGACGACCGCGGCGAGGATCAGGAACAGCTGGTTCGACAGCGACGCCTGGAACGCGAGCGCCGCGCCCTGGAAGCGCGT
This region of Burkholderia contaminans genomic DNA includes:
- a CDS encoding efflux RND transporter permease subunit produces the protein MNLSRPFITRPVATTLLAIGVALAGLFAFVKLPVSPLPQVDFPTISVQASLPGASPETVATSVTSPLERHLGSIADVSEMTSTSTVGNARIILQFGLNRDIDGAARDVQAAINAARADLPAALKSNPTYRKVNPADSPIMIVSLTSETSSAAKLYDAASTVLQQSLSQIDGIGQVSVSGSANPAVRVELEPQALFHYGIGLEDVRAALASANANAPKGAIEFGPQRYQLYTNDQASQASQYRDLVVAYRNGSAVRLSDLSDVVDSVEDLRNLGLSNGKRAVLVILYRSPGANIIDTIDRVRAALPQLTASLPADITVTPVLDRSTTIRASLKDTEHTLLIAVSLVVMVVFLFLRNWRATLIPSVAVPISIIGTFGAMYLLGFSIDNLSLMALIVATGFVVDDAIVVLENISRHIENGKSRMQAAFDGAREVGFTVLSMSISLVAVFLPILLMGGIVGRLFREFALTLSLAIAVSLAVSLTVTPMMCARLLPESHDPQNEGRFGRFLERCFSRMQRGYERSLTWALRRPLLILLTLFATIGLNVYLYIVVPKGFFPQQDTGLMIGGIRADQSTSFQAMKLKFSEMMRIVQSNPNVKSVAGFTGGTQTNSGFMFVTLKDRTERKLSADQVIQQLRVPLSDVAGASTFLQAAQDIRVGGRQSNAQYQFTLLGDSSADLYKWGPILTEALQKRPELTDVNSDQQQGGMEAMVTIDRATAARFGIKPAQIDNTLYDAFGQRQVSTIYNPLNQYHVVMEVAPKYWQSPEMLNQVWISTSGGSANGSQTTNAAAGTYVATSAGTSSAGTATQSAAAIASDSARNQALNAIAASGKSSASSGASVSTSKSTMIPLSAIATFGPSTTPLSVNHQGLFVATTISFNLPPGVSLSQATQVIYQTMAQVGVPPTIVGSFQGTAQAFQQSTNDQPILILAALLAVYIVLGILYESYIHPITILSTLPSAGVGALLALLLFKTEFSIIALIGVILLIGIVKKNAIMMVDFAIDQTRNNQKSSFDAIHEACLLRFRPIMMTTMAALLGALPLAFGNGDGAELRAPLGIAIAGGLIVSQVLTLYTTPVVYLYMDRFRVWAEKRRNRRGNNGGPAVAGE